In a single window of the Euwallacea similis isolate ESF13 chromosome 37, ESF131.1, whole genome shotgun sequence genome:
- the corn gene encoding putative leucine-rich repeat-containing protein DDB_G0290503: MNTTMELETSDPTPQLPTNDPSETITQPTEEPPDAESTVHGFLNITTNTTVIERPLDVPMDPKRNFCEGSDSGVEVVDTVDFHRALSSNSGASQDCDNACARSRDSSISYCSNYEEAYSILVRKNSTLLEDYTLRNGDVTSENGSESSSLSGSHGGSRRNHVGSIKKKPGGVVDKKKEAAILSKERTRSKPPMTPASRNSLSCSTAASRLKSVERVQTKPTNSPRANSVSRAKPNNLDLGKLASRRPASAVRANQGRITAITPVEDSRSPSNKPPPSIVGSYRDPRPKFSQTDNKTIEKYATLPRRRKEKPIESTINKSPSTQTASSKKSSTKEIIPSRMFSSLYLPKSKARTKIYHEINVQTALTMCDIDNALAGKMVCSKDPEERDRCLKEVQVDIRDKEMESLREQLKRLGDKYESLVNAHKEQTEKLKETENKLKDQQLEKEGLIEELNNNSQRVLAILGQAESDGQEETAASSDSLLVLENRFQNVSQVIIQQEDEIARLNNYCRSFQLDLEKSLAAQKSILQQHQDLEAESIELQEFMQAEKSTLADALKEAENEVKKLQQTMSLKDKDLSERHEECKQLSRLCEQRRLENLGLQARIANLEAKSRELLVHQGSTVSGASVALSSLIDRLSALADELIGAYSISEQELDDVIFHNEVYNNGSSVESTPEKSMQFGDQKLSPNGKGSSFVSAVINAIKNATSGRDSNRRKDSLCDRSSSNEMLDSETEPCLMMEHVLEDVVIPDGYSHNMISSGHGSMLSSRLTHSESLKDVSNYYFNRQYSEPTSLNTSFTSDIFSLSEIFPPISLVDQVIEVDNVTTRLLKVIRIIQIENEDCMSELQDQRDSLTEQVDKQKETNKLVVKQLKDWEILGARLKTEVKELMSQLSKKNSELDGVKAELNKRREQIEKLNQDVCDLSTALSKAELEMRVKEEEVEHEVSKYQENGDVLSSEVIARISVYGKAIPELRSQLMEKDKRLKELNQEFLAGKQVLTESLKEAVKEAKRQYDAIDNALEVLHTIQSVVKQCPPLSKLQGDLEEASFQSASSMPVVSSSDFNANAGLIQSVTNMEITPPINTTA, encoded by the exons ATGAACACGACCATGGAACTAGAAACTTCAGATCCAACGCCACAACTCCCAACAAACGACCCTTCGGAGACCATTACTCAACCAACAGAAGAACCCCCTGATGCAGAATCTACAGTACACGGGTTCTTAAACATAACCACTAACACTACAGTGATTGAGAGACCACTGGACGTCCCCATGGACCCCAAAAGGAATTTTTGTGAAGGTAGTGATAGTGGAGTAGAAGTTGTAGACACTGTCGACTTTCACAGAGCTTTAAGCTCCAATAGCGGTGCGTCTCAAGACTGTGATAATGCTTGTGCGAGATCTCGAGATTCTTCCATAAGTTACTGTTCGAATTATGAGGAGGCGTATAGTATTCTCGTGCGGAAAAACTCGACGCTTTTGGAGGATTACACTTTGAGGAATGGGGATGTCACAAGTGAAAATGGAAGTGAGAGTTCGTCTCTTAGTGGGTCTCACGGAGGCTCTAGACGGAACCACGTGGGATCTATCAAGAAGAAACCTGGCGGGGTTGTTGATAAAAAGAAAGAGGCAGCAATATTAAGCAAAGAGAGAACTAGGAGCAAACCGCCAATGACTCCAGCGAGTAGGAATTCTCTGAGTTGCTCCACGGCTGCTTCAAGACTAAAATCTGTTGAGAGGGTGCAAACCAAACCAACAAACTCCCCTAGGGCTAATTCGGTTTCTAGGGCGAAACCCAATAATTTAGATCTAGGAAAACTTGCCTCGAGAAGACCCGCTTCTGCAGTTCGCGCCAACCAGGGAAGAATAACCGCCATTACACCTGTAGAAGATTCCCGATCTCCTTCAAACAAACCTCCTCCCTCCATAGTGGGGTCCTACAGAGACCCCAGGCCTAAATTTAGTCAAACAGACAATAAGACTATCGAAAAATATGCGACTCTACccagaagaagaaaagaaaaacccATCGAGTCAACTATTAATAAATCGCCTTCAACTCAAACAGCAAGTAGTAAGAAAAGCTCAACCAAGGAAATTATTCCATCCAGAATGTTTAGCTCACTATACCTCCCCAAGTCAAAAGCCAGAACTAAAATCTATCATGAAATAAACGTGCAGACAGCCTTAACTATGTGTGATATCGATAATGCCTTAGCAGGAAAGATGGTCTGCTCAAAGGACCCGGAGGAACGAGACAGATGTTTGAAAGAGGTTCAAGTAGACATTCGCGACAAGGAAATGGAGAGTTTGAGAGAACAGCTGAAGAGATTGGGTGATAAATACGAAAGTTTGGTAAATGCGCATAAAGAGCagactgaaaaattaaaagagacTGAAAATAAGTTAAAGGACCAACAGCTGGAGAAGGAAGGGCTGATTGAGGAACTTAACAATAATTCACAAAGGGTGTTGGCCATTTTAGGACAAGCAGAAAGTGATGGTCAGGAAG AAACTGCCGCTTCTAGTGATAGCTTATTAGTCCTAGAAAATCGCTTCCAAAACGTTAGTCAAGTGATCATTCAACAAGAAGACGAGATCGCCAGACTGAACAATTATTGTCGTTCCTTCCAGTTAGATTTAG AAAAGAGCTTGGCAGCACAAAAATCCATTCTGCAGCAGCACCAAGATTTAGAGGCGGAAAGTATTGAGTTGCAGGAATTCATGCAAGCTGAGAAGAGCACTCTGGCAGATGCTCTAAAAGAGGcagaaaatgaagtaaaaaagttgcaa cAAACCATGTCTTTGAAAGACAAAGATCTTAGTGAGCGCCATGAAGAGTGTAAGCAACTTTCCAGACTGTGTGAGCAACGACGCCTGGAAAATTTGGGTCTCCAAGCCAGGATAGCAAATCTAGAAGCCAAAAGTAGGGAGCTTTTAGTGCATCAAGGCAGCACCGTCTCTGGAGCTTCTGTGGCTTTGTCATCTTTGATTGATCGACTCAGTGCATTGGCAGATGAACTGATCGGTGCATACAGCATCTCAGAACAAGAGCTCGATgatgtaattttccataacgAAGTGTATAATAATGGTAGTAGTGTGGAGTCTACTCCTGAGAAATCCATGCAGTTTGGGGATCAAAAGCTATCGCCTAATGGAAAAG gATCTTCCTTTGTATCTGCTGTCATAAACgctataaaaaatgcaacctCGGGAAGAGATAGCAATAGAAGAAAAGACAGTCTTTGTGACCGAAGCAGCTCCAACGAAATGTTGGATTCTGAAACCGAGCCTTGCCTCATGATGGAGCACGTCCTGGAGGATGTGGTCATCCCGGATG GATATTCTCACAATATGATTTCCTCCGGCCATGGCAGTATGCTCAGTTCCAGATTAACTCACAGCGAGAGTCTAAAAGACGTATCCAATTACTACTTCAATAGACAATACTCAGAGCCGACTAGTCTTAATACATCTTTCACTAGCGACATATTTTCACTAA GTGAAATCTTCCCTCCAATTTCACTTGTGGACCAAGTTATCGAAGTAGATAACGTTACTACAAGGTTACTCAAAGTGATAAGAATCATACAAATTGAGAATGAAGACTGTATGAGTGAGCTTCAAG ATCAAAGAGACAGCTTAACGGAGCAGGTGGACAAGCAAAAAGAGACTAACAAATTGGTAGTCAAGCAGTTGAAAGACTGGGAGATTCTGGGAGCCAGACTGAAAACTGAAGTTAAAGAGCTGATGAGCCAATTGAGCAAGAAAAATAGCGAGTTAGATGGTGTTAAGGCGGAATTAAATAAACGAAGAGAACAAATCGAG aaattaaaccAAGATGTTTGTGATTTATCTACAGCATTATCGAAAGCTGAGTTAGAAATGCGCGTTAAAGAAGAGGAAGTGGAGCACGAAGTTAGCAAGTATCAGGAAAATGGAGATGTTTTATCATCAGAGGTCATTGCTAGGATTTCTGTATATGGGAAGGCG ATTCCAGAACTACGAAGTCAACTAATGGAGAAAGATAAACGGTTGAAGGAACTGAATCAAGAGTTTTTAGCCGGCAAGCAAGTACTGACTGAAAGTCTGAAGGAGGCAGTAAAAGAAGCTAAAAGGCAATACGATGCTATTGACAACGCTTTGGAG GTTCTCCACACCATTCAATCAGTGGTTAAGCAATGTCCGCCCCTATCAAAACTTCAAGGAGATCTCGAGGAAGCCAGTTTTCAGAGTGCCTCTTCGATGCCCGTGGTGTCATCCTCAGATTTCAATGCCAACGCCGGCCTTATACAGAGCGTGACCAACATGGAAATTACCCCACCAATTAACACGACTgcctaa